A genomic region of Halopelagius longus contains the following coding sequences:
- the map gene encoding type II methionyl aminopeptidase produces the protein MSIGPLDDETVEKYREAGRVLRQVLDEAAEKVEPGVKHLEVAEFAENRINELADGCAFPANISVNEEASHASPARDDDTEFGEDMVCLDCGVHVDGYIADAAVTVDLSGNDELVEAAEEALDAALDAVEPGAETGEVGAEIEDVIRGYGYTPVLNLSGHGVAQWDAHTGPNIPNRGTERGVELEVGDVVAIEPFATDGRGKVGEGSKEEIYSLERDRSVRNRSARQVLEEVTEEYKTLPFASRWIDTPRAEMAIRRLEQQGILHGYPVLKEDDGKLVSQAEHTVVVTEDGCEILTE, from the coding sequence ATGAGTATCGGACCCCTCGACGACGAGACGGTCGAGAAGTACCGCGAGGCGGGGCGCGTTCTGCGACAGGTGTTAGACGAGGCGGCCGAGAAGGTCGAACCCGGCGTCAAACACCTCGAAGTCGCGGAGTTCGCCGAGAACCGGATCAACGAACTCGCCGACGGATGCGCCTTCCCCGCGAACATCAGCGTCAACGAGGAGGCGTCCCACGCGAGTCCCGCCCGCGACGACGACACCGAGTTCGGCGAGGACATGGTGTGTCTCGACTGCGGCGTCCACGTGGACGGGTACATCGCCGACGCCGCGGTGACGGTGGACCTCTCGGGCAACGACGAACTGGTCGAGGCGGCCGAGGAAGCCCTCGACGCGGCGTTGGACGCCGTCGAACCCGGCGCTGAGACGGGCGAAGTCGGCGCGGAGATAGAGGACGTCATCCGCGGGTACGGGTACACGCCGGTTCTCAACCTCTCGGGACACGGCGTCGCCCAGTGGGACGCCCACACCGGGCCGAACATCCCGAACCGCGGCACCGAACGCGGCGTCGAACTCGAAGTCGGCGACGTGGTGGCCATCGAACCGTTCGCCACCGACGGCCGCGGCAAGGTGGGCGAGGGGTCCAAAGAGGAGATTTACAGCCTCGAACGCGACCGGTCGGTGCGGAACCGTTCGGCCCGGCAGGTCCTCGAAGAGGTGACCGAGGAGTACAAGACGCTCCCCTTCGCCTCGCGGTGGATAGACACCCCGCGCGCGGAGATGGCCATCCGCCGCCTCGAACAACAGGGCATCCTCCACGGCTACCCCGTCCTCAAGGAGGACGACGGAAAACTCGTGAGTCAGGCGGAACACACCGTCGTCGTCACGGAAGACGGCTGCGAGATTCTCACCGAGTAA
- a CDS encoding DUF7835 family putative zinc beta-ribbon protein, producing MAVGPDPSVRTEPCDHCGRETPHRVRVELRTENGDSERAVYSREPYRISVCATCGAEEVTRMNNA from the coding sequence ATGGCAGTCGGTCCCGACCCGTCCGTACGAACCGAACCGTGCGACCACTGCGGCCGGGAGACGCCTCACCGGGTTCGGGTGGAACTGCGCACGGAGAACGGTGACTCCGAACGCGCCGTGTACTCCCGCGAACCGTACCGAATCTCCGTCTGCGCGACGTGCGGCGCGGAGGAAGTGACGCGGATGAACAACGCGTGA
- a CDS encoding HIT family protein produces MEQLFAPWRIEWVERDDDEDSEGCPFCVLPERDDDRESRVVARSDHAFVILNNYPYNPGHAMVIPYRHTGEWGDLTDAELLDHAKLKAATLEAFDAAIGPDAANVGENLGGGASGGSIDDHLHTHVVPRWNGDTNFMPVVGDTKVLVEALDDTYDRLHEAFAGLDAADGGDGATEEGDATADAAPDAAVRLSFETAAE; encoded by the coding sequence ATGGAGCAGTTGTTCGCACCGTGGCGCATCGAGTGGGTCGAACGGGACGACGACGAGGACTCGGAGGGGTGTCCGTTCTGCGTCCTCCCCGAACGGGACGACGACAGGGAGAGTCGCGTCGTCGCGCGAAGCGACCACGCGTTCGTCATTCTGAACAACTACCCGTACAACCCCGGCCACGCGATGGTCATCCCCTACCGCCACACCGGCGAGTGGGGCGACCTGACCGACGCGGAACTGCTTGACCACGCGAAACTGAAGGCGGCGACGTTAGAGGCGTTCGACGCCGCGATAGGTCCCGACGCCGCCAACGTCGGCGAGAACCTCGGCGGCGGCGCGTCGGGCGGGTCCATCGACGACCACCTCCACACTCACGTCGTCCCGCGGTGGAACGGCGACACCAACTTCATGCCCGTCGTCGGGGACACGAAGGTGCTGGTAGAAGCCCTCGACGACACGTACGACCGCCTCCACGAGGCGTTCGCCGGCCTCGACGCCGCGGACGGGGGTGACGGTGCGACGGAGGAAGGCGACGCGACGGCGGACGCCGCGCCGGACGCCGCGGTTCGCCTCTCGTTCGAGACGGCGGCGGAGTGA
- a CDS encoding cation diffusion facilitator family transporter, whose product MEGTRKDVIRRVGLVVLAVNLALVLAKGAVWWATGSLAVGSEAVNSLADAAYSVIVVAGLYLTTQPPDFEHPHGHERIEPFVALFVALGVFAAGAGVLWNAVTTVLNGTYGRSAGLAGIGVLLATAAVKYGLYRYCLSVGEDRRSPAIVATAKDNRNDILTAGAALAGVVGASVGLPVLDPIAAGVVSLGILYTGYEIVRDNLNYLVGAAPPEELRAEILGRALEHPEVRGAHDVVAHYVGPEIDVSLHIEVEGDMTLFEAHDIESEVVSSIREMPDVDDVFVHVDPKELGEWKDDEEADRLARFRTATEEAQTNARRPGSSPTEK is encoded by the coding sequence ATGGAGGGGACCCGGAAGGACGTGATTCGGCGGGTCGGACTCGTCGTGTTAGCGGTCAACCTCGCTCTCGTACTCGCGAAGGGGGCCGTCTGGTGGGCGACGGGAAGTCTCGCCGTCGGGTCCGAGGCGGTCAACAGTCTCGCCGACGCCGCCTACAGCGTCATCGTCGTCGCCGGGTTGTACCTCACCACCCAACCGCCCGACTTCGAACACCCGCACGGACACGAGCGAATCGAACCGTTCGTCGCCCTCTTCGTCGCCCTCGGCGTCTTCGCGGCGGGCGCGGGCGTCCTCTGGAACGCCGTCACGACCGTTCTGAACGGTACGTACGGGCGGAGCGCCGGTCTGGCCGGCATCGGCGTTCTCCTCGCCACCGCCGCCGTGAAGTACGGCCTCTACCGCTACTGCCTCTCCGTCGGCGAGGACCGCCGGTCGCCGGCCATCGTCGCCACGGCGAAGGACAACCGAAACGACATCCTCACCGCCGGGGCGGCCCTCGCGGGCGTCGTCGGCGCGAGCGTCGGCCTGCCCGTCCTCGACCCGATCGCCGCCGGCGTCGTCTCTCTGGGCATCCTCTACACCGGGTACGAAATCGTCCGCGACAACCTGAACTACCTCGTCGGCGCGGCGCCGCCGGAGGAGTTGCGCGCGGAGATTCTCGGCCGCGCCCTCGAACACCCCGAAGTCCGCGGCGCCCACGACGTGGTGGCGCACTACGTCGGCCCGGAGATAGACGTGAGCCTCCACATCGAAGTCGAGGGCGACATGACCCTCTTCGAGGCCCACGACATCGAGTCGGAGGTGGTCTCCTCGATTCGGGAGATGCCCGACGTCGACGACGTGTTCGTCCACGTGGACCCCAAGGAACTCGGCGAGTGGAAGGACGACGAGGAGGCCGACAGACTCGCGCGGTTCCGGACGGCGACGGAGGAGGCGCAGACGAACGCCCGTCGGCCGGGGTCCTCGCCGACGGAGAAGTAG
- a CDS encoding DUF7344 domain-containing protein has protein sequence MTHELSERDPSEFDADGDRLDELFDVLSHRHRRFVLDTLLTAALPVPVKELTTDLVEWEANRPVSGRSGDERDGIEISLVHNHLPKMADAGFVRYDAADRTVTLADRTDEVRPYLQAVVADGGDD, from the coding sequence GTGACTCACGAACTCTCGGAGAGGGACCCATCGGAGTTCGATGCGGACGGCGACCGGTTAGACGAACTTTTCGACGTTCTCTCCCATCGGCACCGCCGATTCGTTCTGGATACCCTCCTGACCGCTGCGTTGCCGGTACCGGTGAAGGAACTGACGACCGACCTCGTAGAGTGGGAGGCGAACCGGCCCGTCTCCGGCCGTTCGGGCGACGAGAGGGACGGAATCGAAATCTCCCTCGTCCACAACCACCTCCCGAAGATGGCAGACGCGGGGTTCGTCAGGTACGACGCCGCCGACCGGACGGTGACGCTCGCGGACCGCACCGACGAGGTGCGGCCCTACCTACAGGCGGTAGTGGCCGACGGAGGTGACGACTGA
- a CDS encoding Lrp/AsnC family transcriptional regulator gives MVELDNVDRGILHELQLDARNRTAQEIADKVDVSASTVRNRIKELESDGIIEGYHPKIDYERANLPLQILFVCSAPPTERSELVEQILNVRGVVDVRETLTGRRNLFVEAVGVNTSDTVRMTDAMHEMGLSIESSELLRQRRVQPFNHFFFTDPYSNGQNDEEK, from the coding sequence ATGGTCGAGCTCGACAACGTGGACAGAGGGATTCTGCACGAACTCCAACTCGACGCGCGGAACAGGACGGCCCAAGAGATAGCCGACAAGGTGGACGTCTCCGCCAGCACCGTTCGGAACCGGATCAAGGAACTCGAATCCGACGGGATCATCGAAGGCTACCACCCGAAAATCGACTACGAGAGGGCGAACCTCCCGCTTCAGATACTCTTCGTCTGTTCGGCCCCGCCGACCGAACGCTCGGAGTTGGTCGAACAGATACTCAACGTCCGCGGCGTCGTGGACGTCCGGGAGACGCTGACCGGTCGTCGGAACCTGTTCGTCGAAGCCGTCGGGGTCAACACTTCCGACACCGTCCGCATGACCGACGCGATGCACGAGATGGGACTCTCCATCGAGAGTTCGGAACTGCTCCGCCAGCGACGGGTGCAACCGTTCAACCACTTCTTCTTCACCGACCCCTACAGCAACGGGCAGAACGACGAGGAGAAGTGA
- a CDS encoding S26 family signal peptidase: protein MDDTPGPDVPVYVRDFLQTVAAVLLVGLLLFGATGVWPPMVAVESPSMEPHMTKGDLVVVTDADRFAAPAADEHGVVTFESSRGYARFAEPGDVVVYDAPQIPGSPIIHRARFHVSAGENWYDRANPDYIPAGADDCEELVNCPAPHDGYITKGDNNGMYDQVSDIADEAGPVRAEWVVAKAQVRVPYLGYIRLLLSGKA from the coding sequence ATGGACGACACGCCCGGTCCGGACGTTCCCGTCTACGTCCGCGATTTCCTCCAGACGGTCGCCGCGGTGCTTCTCGTCGGTCTCCTCCTGTTCGGAGCGACCGGCGTGTGGCCGCCCATGGTCGCAGTCGAGAGCCCGAGCATGGAACCGCACATGACGAAGGGTGACCTCGTCGTGGTGACGGACGCCGACCGCTTCGCCGCCCCCGCCGCCGACGAACACGGCGTCGTCACGTTCGAGTCCTCGCGAGGGTACGCTCGGTTCGCGGAACCGGGTGACGTCGTCGTCTACGACGCGCCGCAGATTCCGGGGTCGCCGATAATCCACCGGGCGCGCTTCCACGTGTCGGCCGGCGAAAACTGGTACGACAGGGCGAACCCCGACTACATCCCCGCGGGTGCCGACGACTGCGAAGAACTGGTGAACTGCCCGGCCCCGCACGACGGGTACATCACGAAGGGCGACAACAACGGGATGTACGACCAAGTGAGCGATATCGCCGACGAGGCCGGACCGGTCCGCGCGGAGTGGGTCGTCGCCAAGGCGCAGGTCCGCGTCCCCTACCTCGGGTACATCCGCCTCCTCCTCTCGGGGAAGGCCTGA
- a CDS encoding GNAT family N-acetyltransferase, whose translation MDDAYELVRELPDPETFCELREAAGMAPRSVEGARAGLPNTVFGVSVRRDGETVGMARIVGDGGTVYQIADMAVRPAHQGRGLGTAMMDELVAYVDREAPPNAYVNLFADVDGFYERWGFEPTAPASRGMFRRTE comes from the coding sequence ATGGACGACGCCTACGAACTGGTCCGCGAACTCCCCGACCCCGAGACGTTCTGCGAACTCCGCGAGGCGGCGGGGATGGCCCCCCGGAGCGTCGAGGGCGCGCGGGCGGGCTTGCCGAACACGGTGTTCGGCGTCAGCGTCCGCCGCGACGGCGAGACGGTCGGGATGGCCCGCATCGTCGGCGATGGAGGGACCGTCTACCAAATCGCGGACATGGCGGTCCGACCGGCCCACCAAGGGCGGGGCCTCGGCACGGCGATGATGGACGAACTCGTCGCGTACGTCGACCGCGAAGCGCCGCCGAACGCCTACGTGAACCTCTTCGCCGACGTGGACGGCTTCTACGAGCGGTGGGGCTTCGAACCGACCGCACCCGCCTCCCGCGGGATGTTCCGCCGGACGGAGTGA
- a CDS encoding zinc-binding dehydrogenase, with protein MDAMVITDFGGTDVFERRDVEKPSPDPTEVLVEVHASSVNPVDTKIRQAGSWAGISPPTVIGYDVSGVVEEVGESVTDFEPGDEVFYTPEIFGEQGSYAEYHTADESIVARKPETLSHTEAAALPLAGGTAWEAMVTRGDVGAGETVLIHGAGGVGAHAVQIADAAGAQVVATASPKTVDQTEELGAARAIDYNEDFTEVMDSEFDDPADVVFTTVGGGTLAESAGVTRPHGRMITILEPEGDWGAAYQKNFTVHLLFLERARHYLDGLRRLAERGQLEPVIDSVLPLEDVAEAHEMVEEGGLTGKVVLDVEGS; from the coding sequence ATGGACGCGATGGTCATCACGGACTTCGGCGGCACCGACGTCTTCGAACGGCGCGACGTGGAGAAACCGTCGCCGGACCCGACGGAGGTTCTCGTCGAGGTGCACGCCTCGTCGGTCAACCCGGTGGACACGAAGATTCGGCAGGCCGGGTCGTGGGCCGGCATCTCGCCGCCGACGGTCATCGGCTACGACGTCTCCGGCGTCGTCGAGGAGGTGGGCGAGTCCGTCACCGACTTCGAACCCGGCGACGAGGTGTTCTACACGCCGGAGATATTCGGGGAACAGGGCAGTTACGCGGAGTACCACACCGCAGACGAGTCCATCGTCGCCCGGAAACCGGAGACCCTCTCGCACACCGAGGCGGCGGCGCTTCCCCTCGCGGGCGGGACGGCGTGGGAGGCGATGGTCACCCGCGGCGACGTGGGCGCGGGCGAGACGGTGCTGATCCACGGCGCGGGCGGCGTCGGGGCGCACGCGGTCCAAATCGCCGACGCCGCGGGTGCACAGGTCGTCGCGACGGCGAGTCCGAAGACGGTCGACCAGACGGAGGAACTCGGCGCGGCCCGGGCCATCGACTACAACGAGGACTTCACCGAGGTGATGGACTCCGAGTTCGACGACCCCGCGGACGTGGTGTTCACCACCGTCGGCGGCGGCACGTTGGCCGAGAGCGCCGGGGTCACGCGTCCGCACGGCCGGATGATAACCATCCTCGAACCGGAGGGCGATTGGGGTGCGGCCTACCAGAAGAACTTCACCGTCCACCTCCTCTTTCTGGAACGCGCCCGCCACTACCTCGACGGCCTGCGCCGCCTCGCCGAACGCGGCCAACTCGAACCGGTCATCGACTCGGTGCTCCCGTTGGAAGACGTGGCCGAGGCCCACGAGATGGTCGAGGAGGGCGGTCTAACCGGGAAGGTGGTCCTCGACGTAGAGGGGTCGTAA
- a CDS encoding ZIP family metal transporter — protein MAVPHVLTGATVAQASNSGNLLGGLLSNPWFYAVFSAVSLVVGSAVGVWAEPNERWQAILLAVGGGSLVVSLAFELYDPAVENIGKWTASGFFLLGVGTFGGLDILIDRVSNDESEEQGWGLWASVTTDGVPENAAMGSLLVGNVSGAMAFLFALVVTNGSQSMMSGMNMSENRGEGKTFAAWAVTALVVGGSVLLGYWFIPPLPKFWLGGVRAFAGGAILASLAGEIYPDAYEQAGPSITLATALGFLGTFLL, from the coding sequence GTGGCAGTACCTCACGTTCTCACCGGGGCAACCGTCGCTCAGGCATCGAACTCGGGGAACCTGCTCGGGGGGTTGCTCTCCAATCCGTGGTTCTACGCCGTCTTTTCGGCCGTCTCGCTCGTCGTCGGGTCGGCCGTCGGCGTCTGGGCAGAGCCGAACGAACGGTGGCAGGCGATACTCCTCGCCGTCGGCGGCGGGTCGCTCGTCGTCTCGTTGGCGTTCGAACTGTACGACCCGGCGGTGGAGAACATCGGTAAGTGGACCGCATCGGGCTTCTTCCTCCTCGGCGTCGGCACGTTCGGCGGACTCGACATCCTCATCGACCGGGTGTCGAACGACGAGTCCGAAGAGCAGGGGTGGGGGCTGTGGGCCAGCGTCACTACCGACGGCGTCCCCGAGAACGCGGCGATGGGGTCGCTCCTCGTCGGCAACGTCTCGGGCGCGATGGCGTTCCTGTTCGCGTTGGTCGTCACCAACGGGTCGCAGTCGATGATGTCGGGTATGAACATGTCCGAGAACCGCGGCGAGGGGAAGACGTTCGCGGCGTGGGCCGTCACGGCACTCGTCGTCGGCGGGTCGGTGCTGCTCGGCTACTGGTTCATCCCGCCCCTGCCGAAGTTCTGGCTCGGGGGCGTCCGAGCGTTCGCCGGCGGCGCGATTCTGGCGTCGCTGGCGGGCGAAATCTACCCCGACGCGTACGAACAGGCGGGGCCGTCCATCACGCTGGCGACGGCCCTCGGCTTCCTCGGGACGTTCCTCCTCTGA
- a CDS encoding tRNA (N(6)-L-threonylcarbamoyladenosine(37)-C(2))-methylthiotransferase, giving the protein MARYHIETYGCTSNRGESRAIESALRDAGHYRVDGPEEADVAIMNTCTVVEKTERNMLRRAKELEEETADLIITGCMALAQGEEFREEDVDAQILHWDDVPTAVTNGECPTPGPGVEPVLDGVVGILPIARGCMSNCSYCITKFATGRVDSPSVEENVEKARALVHAGAKEIRITGQDTGVYGWDDGDRKLPELLDRICSEIDGDFRVRLGMANPGGIHGIHEELVEVFAEHEELYNFIHLPVQSGSDTVLEDMRRQHRVEKFVEIVETFDRELEYWTLSTDFIVGFPTETDADHAQSMALFKEVRPEKVNITRFSKRPGTDAAEMKGLGGTVKKERSKEMSELKMDVVAEAYEEMVGETHRVMAVEEGTGDSVKCRDEAYRQIIVQNASDHGVEPGDFLDVEVTSHQTVYAFGDPV; this is encoded by the coding sequence ATGGCCCGATATCACATCGAGACGTACGGCTGCACCTCGAACCGCGGCGAGAGCCGCGCCATCGAGAGCGCGCTCCGCGACGCGGGCCACTACCGCGTTGACGGACCCGAGGAGGCCGACGTCGCCATCATGAACACCTGTACGGTCGTGGAGAAGACGGAGCGGAACATGCTCCGCCGGGCCAAAGAACTGGAGGAGGAGACGGCCGACCTCATCATCACCGGCTGTATGGCGCTCGCGCAGGGCGAGGAGTTCCGCGAGGAGGACGTCGACGCCCAGATTCTCCACTGGGACGACGTGCCCACCGCCGTCACGAACGGCGAGTGTCCGACGCCCGGCCCCGGCGTCGAACCCGTCTTAGACGGCGTCGTCGGCATCCTCCCCATCGCCCGGGGCTGTATGTCGAACTGCTCGTACTGCATCACGAAGTTCGCCACCGGGCGCGTGGACTCGCCGTCCGTCGAGGAGAACGTCGAGAAGGCCCGCGCCCTCGTCCACGCCGGCGCGAAGGAGATTCGCATCACCGGCCAAGATACGGGCGTCTACGGCTGGGACGACGGCGACCGGAAGTTGCCCGAACTGCTGGACCGCATCTGCTCGGAGATAGACGGCGACTTCCGCGTCCGACTCGGCATGGCGAACCCCGGCGGCATCCACGGCATCCACGAGGAACTCGTCGAGGTGTTCGCCGAACACGAGGAGCTGTACAACTTCATCCACCTGCCCGTCCAGTCCGGTTCGGACACGGTATTAGAGGACATGCGCCGCCAGCACCGCGTGGAGAAGTTCGTCGAGATAGTCGAGACGTTCGACCGGGAGTTGGAGTACTGGACGCTCTCGACGGACTTCATCGTCGGCTTCCCCACCGAGACGGACGCCGACCACGCCCAGAGCATGGCCCTGTTCAAAGAAGTCCGCCCGGAGAAGGTGAACATCACGCGCTTCTCGAAGCGCCCCGGCACCGACGCCGCCGAGATGAAGGGCCTCGGCGGGACGGTGAAGAAGGAGCGCTCGAAGGAGATGTCCGAGTTGAAGATGGACGTCGTCGCGGAGGCGTACGAGGAGATGGTCGGCGAGACGCACCGCGTGATGGCCGTCGAGGAGGGCACCGGCGACTCCGTGAAGTGCCGCGACGAGGCGTACCGCCAGATTATCGTCCAGAACGCCTCCGACCACGGCGTCGAACCCGGCGACTTCCTCGACGTGGAAGTGACGAGTCACCAGACCGTCTACGCGTTCGGCGACCCCGTCTGA
- a CDS encoding PQQ-binding-like beta-propeller repeat protein, producing the protein MPSTVSRRDVLRVCGALSLCAVSGCLSNGSNEAAVEAGDDPSWRSFGHDAANTNYAPDGTAPTGGVAERWRLRGERLSAQAAIADGAVYAPVMTTVVAVDAESGDVLWSPDPDEDAGRGTVALDAAGGQRRWTLETGTGDTNPVVVGETVYTGGERLTATRLRGRVSVGPFRVGARRFAYRGSDGVLHVSGGEGLLVASVSADDGGSALVAFESA; encoded by the coding sequence ATGCCCTCCACGGTTTCCAGACGAGACGTACTCCGCGTGTGCGGTGCGCTGTCTCTGTGTGCGGTTTCCGGCTGTCTCTCGAACGGCAGTAACGAAGCGGCGGTGGAGGCCGGCGACGACCCCTCGTGGCGGTCGTTCGGCCACGACGCCGCGAACACGAACTACGCGCCCGACGGTACTGCACCGACCGGCGGCGTCGCAGAGCGGTGGCGACTCCGGGGCGAACGCCTGTCGGCACAGGCGGCCATCGCCGACGGCGCGGTGTACGCCCCCGTCATGACCACCGTCGTCGCCGTCGACGCCGAATCGGGCGACGTGTTGTGGTCCCCGGACCCGGACGAGGACGCCGGCCGAGGAACGGTGGCACTCGACGCCGCGGGCGGGCAACGACGGTGGACCCTCGAAACCGGGACCGGCGACACGAACCCCGTCGTCGTCGGCGAGACGGTTTACACCGGCGGGGAGAGACTCACCGCGACGCGGCTGCGCGGCCGGGTGTCGGTCGGTCCCTTCCGAGTCGGCGCGCGTCGGTTCGCTTACCGAGGTAGCGACGGTGTGCTGCACGTCTCCGGCGGGGAGGGGTTGCTCGTCGCCTCCGTCTCCGCGGACGACGGCGGCAGCGCACTCGTCGCCTTCGAATCTGCGTGA
- a CDS encoding PQQ-binding-like beta-propeller repeat protein, producing MPSNTSRRRFLAAVGAATTASLAGCFDSVEELDGDLGDGGQVPDDATTDWPLPHFDAQATSYNPNPVGPREKPSVRWDVEGGWPTGRIAVVGDTAYVPLADSLRALDTASGEEKWRVGTREDTDANYGSPQFTSPAVVDGTVYVGTTDRRGLLALDAASGEERWRWNPGEADVHAPAVPVDDGIAAGTQGGLVAALAPETGEERWTVEVFGEVSRLAYSPSTLYAGTTGGEVYSFSDYDGNGLWRRKLGGAIEALAVEGSSSVYAGTFGGGVYHLSGSLHAGRTRWHAADGPTAHGALALADGIVVGTDLSRARGLHYRTGEVRWEIEGDFGAPPAASGSVGYLAGDDVVAVNLDGGYGLGDVRFGAKRWTFPVEGYVEHGVTVADGALFFAAKGGKSERTEGAEPRIYALE from the coding sequence ATGCCCTCCAACACGTCCAGACGGCGCTTCCTCGCGGCCGTCGGCGCGGCGACCACCGCCTCCCTCGCCGGGTGCTTCGACAGCGTCGAAGAACTCGACGGCGACCTAGGAGACGGCGGACAGGTGCCCGACGACGCGACGACCGATTGGCCCCTCCCGCACTTCGACGCGCAGGCGACGAGTTACAACCCCAATCCCGTCGGTCCGCGGGAGAAACCGTCCGTCCGATGGGACGTCGAGGGCGGGTGGCCCACCGGCCGCATCGCCGTCGTCGGCGACACGGCGTACGTCCCCCTCGCCGACAGCCTCCGTGCCCTCGACACCGCCTCGGGCGAAGAGAAGTGGCGCGTCGGCACGCGAGAGGACACGGACGCCAACTACGGGTCCCCGCAGTTCACCTCGCCCGCCGTCGTGGACGGTACGGTGTACGTCGGAACGACGGACCGGCGCGGACTCCTCGCCCTCGACGCCGCCTCCGGCGAGGAACGCTGGCGGTGGAACCCCGGTGAGGCGGACGTCCACGCGCCCGCGGTCCCCGTCGACGACGGCATCGCCGCCGGCACGCAGGGGGGACTGGTCGCCGCTCTCGCCCCCGAGACGGGCGAGGAACGGTGGACCGTCGAGGTGTTCGGCGAGGTGTCGAGACTCGCATACTCGCCGTCTACGCTCTACGCGGGAACGACCGGCGGCGAGGTGTACAGTTTCTCCGACTACGACGGGAACGGCCTCTGGCGGCGGAAACTCGGCGGGGCGATAGAGGCCCTCGCCGTCGAGGGGTCGAGTAGCGTCTACGCCGGGACGTTCGGCGGCGGCGTCTATCACCTCTCGGGCAGTCTCCACGCCGGTCGGACGAGATGGCACGCCGCGGACGGCCCGACGGCGCACGGCGCACTCGCACTCGCGGACGGCATCGTCGTCGGGACGGACCTCTCGCGGGCGAGGGGTCTGCACTACCGGACGGGCGAGGTGCGCTGGGAGATAGAGGGCGACTTCGGCGCGCCGCCCGCCGCGTCCGGGTCGGTGGGGTACCTCGCGGGCGACGACGTGGTCGCCGTGAACCTCGACGGCGGATACGGCCTCGGGGACGTCCGATTCGGCGCGAAACGGTGGACGTTCCCGGTGGAGGGGTACGTCGAACACGGCGTCACCGTCGCCGACGGCGCGTTATTTTTCGCGGCGAAGGGCGGAAAGAGCGAGCGAACCGAGGGCGCGGAGCCGCGCATCTACGCGCTGGAGTGA
- the deoC gene encoding deoxyribose-phosphate aldolase, with protein MDRTEFAARIDHTVLGPETTLDDVKRVLDEADEYGMNACIPPCYVAEADEYAPDVTLATVIGFPHGQHSTAAKHEEAVDAWRAGADELDVVVNVGRLKAGEDDAVREDIAEVVAAVPIPVKVIIETALLTDEEKHRACEAAVEADADFVKTSTGFADGGATVEDVELMAEYLPVKASGGVGSYEEATAMFDAGAERIGASSGVELVSGHPDA; from the coding sequence ATGGACCGAACGGAGTTCGCCGCCCGCATCGACCACACCGTCCTCGGCCCCGAGACGACGCTCGACGACGTGAAACGAGTGTTGGACGAGGCAGACGAGTACGGGATGAACGCCTGCATCCCGCCGTGTTACGTCGCCGAGGCCGACGAGTACGCGCCGGACGTGACGCTCGCGACGGTCATCGGCTTCCCGCACGGCCAGCATTCGACGGCCGCCAAGCACGAGGAAGCGGTCGACGCGTGGCGGGCGGGCGCGGACGAACTCGACGTGGTCGTCAACGTCGGGCGACTCAAAGCCGGCGAGGACGACGCCGTGAGGGAGGACATCGCGGAAGTCGTCGCCGCCGTCCCCATCCCCGTGAAGGTCATCATCGAGACGGCCCTCCTGACCGACGAGGAGAAACACCGCGCCTGCGAGGCGGCCGTCGAGGCGGACGCCGACTTCGTGAAGACGTCCACGGGGTTCGCGGACGGCGGCGCGACGGTCGAAGACGTGGAACTGATGGCCGAGTACCTCCCCGTGAAAGCCAGCGGCGGCGTCGGGTCCTACGAGGAGGCGACGGCGATGTTCGACGCCGGCGCGGAGCGAATCGGCGCGTCCTCGGGCGTCGAACTCGTCTCCGGGCACCCCGACGCCTGA